The following proteins are co-located in the Desulfoscipio sp. XC116 genome:
- a CDS encoding D-alanyl-D-alanine carboxypeptidase family protein, which yields MTRLPVMKIQLKICLPVVFLIALLNCTAAAAGPARADSPNINARAAILMDAETGQVYYAKDAGNRRSPASLTKLMTAVLAVEYGKLSDVVEVSERAASVSVGSTIGLAKGDRITLDNLLKAALVTSANDATVAIAEHIGGNHDSFIYQMNRKAVLLGAADTRFANTNGYYDPQHYTTAYDLGLITRYALQKPYINELVATKEAVVSWVKPEKEREVNNTNRLLRGDEVEGVDGVKTGSTARAGNCLIASATRGDKRFIAVVLHAGDRYREASKLLEYGFAEVRSVTIFPAGKEMAEIQVAGGVNEVVPLTVADPVRVDIARDQQQNIKLDISLSDGPAAAPVREGQRLGHAVFSINGYRLIKVPLVAAREVPPASLFARLMYWFSK from the coding sequence GTGACAAGATTGCCGGTGATGAAAATCCAATTGAAAATTTGTCTGCCGGTCGTTTTTTTAATTGCTCTTTTAAACTGTACAGCCGCAGCTGCTGGACCCGCCAGGGCTGACAGCCCTAATATTAATGCCCGGGCCGCTATTTTAATGGATGCTGAAACCGGCCAGGTTTATTACGCTAAGGATGCCGGTAATAGGCGATCCCCCGCAAGTTTGACCAAGCTAATGACCGCTGTTTTAGCTGTGGAATATGGCAAACTAAGCGATGTGGTTGAAGTTAGCGAGCGGGCTGCCTCGGTATCCGTGGGCTCTACTATAGGTTTAGCCAAGGGAGACCGCATAACTTTGGATAATTTACTAAAAGCGGCACTGGTTACTTCGGCAAATGATGCCACGGTAGCCATAGCCGAACATATCGGGGGCAACCACGACAGTTTTATCTACCAGATGAATAGAAAGGCGGTTTTGCTGGGTGCCGCGGATACCAGGTTTGCCAACACAAATGGCTACTATGATCCGCAGCACTATACCACAGCTTATGACCTGGGGCTGATTACCCGTTACGCGCTGCAAAAACCTTATATTAATGAACTGGTTGCCACCAAAGAAGCCGTAGTCAGTTGGGTTAAGCCGGAAAAGGAAAGGGAAGTAAATAACACCAACCGGTTGCTGCGTGGAGACGAAGTGGAGGGGGTAGACGGGGTAAAAACCGGTAGTACGGCCCGGGCCGGTAATTGCCTGATAGCTTCGGCCACCAGGGGGGACAAAAGGTTCATAGCGGTGGTGCTGCATGCCGGCGACCGGTATCGGGAAGCGAGTAAATTGTTGGAATACGGTTTTGCCGAAGTGCGCTCGGTAACTATTTTTCCGGCCGGTAAAGAAATGGCTGAGATACAGGTTGCAGGCGGTGTTAATGAAGTGGTGCCCTTAACTGTGGCGGATCCGGTGCGAGTTGACATAGCCAGGGACCAACAGCAAAACATTAAGCTGGATATATCGTTGTCTGACGGGCCCGCTGCCGCACCGGTGCGTGAGGGACAGCGGCTCGGTCACGCCGTATTTTCCATAAACGGTTACCGGCTGATTAAGGTACCCCTGGTGGCGGCCCGGGAAGTGCCCCCGGCATCTTTATTCGCCCGTTTGATGTACTGGTTTTCCAAGTAA
- a CDS encoding aldo/keto reductase, with product MHYRQLGRTGLNVSVIGFGGIPIQRVSQKEATAIVHRALDKGINFFDTARGYTDSEAKLGEVFKNCRSKVIIATKSMARTKDGMAADIKKSLDTLGVDYIDLYQLHNVKDRAALEQVFKPDGALAALKEAKKAGVIKHIGITGHIRDYLVEALKSGELETVQFPFNAVEAGGAQELFDQAEQARAGIIIMKPLAGGAIRNTNLALRFILEHNVSTVIPGMDSPVQVDENAMAGQELLPLSAAEKKVLDEESGTLGAVFCRRCEYCQPCPQGIDIPTVFLLDGYYTRYDLKDWAKERYRALPTKADSCAECGECEEKCPYNLPIRRMLAESAIRLGK from the coding sequence ATGCATTACAGACAACTGGGACGTACGGGACTTAATGTATCGGTTATTGGATTTGGGGGAATCCCCATTCAACGGGTATCCCAAAAGGAAGCCACCGCTATTGTGCACCGGGCCCTGGATAAAGGTATTAACTTTTTTGACACTGCTCGTGGATATACCGACAGTGAGGCTAAACTGGGTGAGGTCTTTAAAAACTGCAGATCAAAAGTAATCATCGCCACCAAATCAATGGCCCGGACTAAAGACGGTATGGCTGCGGATATTAAAAAGAGCCTGGATACACTGGGTGTGGATTATATTGATCTTTATCAGTTGCATAACGTTAAAGACCGGGCCGCTCTTGAACAGGTGTTTAAACCGGACGGCGCTTTGGCTGCCCTAAAGGAAGCTAAAAAGGCGGGGGTAATAAAGCATATCGGCATTACCGGGCATATCAGAGATTACTTGGTGGAAGCTTTGAAGTCAGGTGAGTTGGAAACAGTTCAGTTCCCCTTTAATGCGGTGGAAGCCGGTGGGGCACAGGAATTGTTTGATCAGGCCGAGCAAGCGCGGGCCGGCATTATTATTATGAAACCGCTGGCCGGGGGCGCTATCAGAAACACGAATCTAGCCCTGCGTTTTATCCTGGAACATAACGTATCTACTGTCATACCCGGTATGGATTCGCCGGTTCAGGTAGATGAAAACGCTATGGCAGGCCAGGAACTGCTTCCCTTATCCGCCGCTGAAAAAAAAGTTCTGGATGAGGAGTCCGGAACATTGGGGGCCGTTTTCTGCAGACGCTGTGAATATTGCCAGCCCTGCCCCCAAGGTATTGATATACCGACGGTATTTTTGCTGGACGGATACTATACCAGATATGACTTAAAAGACTGGGCCAAGGAACGCTACCGGGCGTTGCCCACCAAAGCAGATTCCTGTGCCGAATGCGGTGAATGCGAAGAAAAATGCCCCTATAACCTGCCTATACGCCGTATGCTTGCCGAATCGGCAATAAGGCTGGGAAAATAG
- a CDS encoding diguanylate cyclase, with the protein MFTNRIKMLLKNKRNLWFAEISEIDKPTIDNTLLFINICRLRVIAWLIITFMLVLVFTQLFYINKIDLSLSYISKLNLTRILDIGPNIITLRLIIIGLAIIFLKISNRLTSPDAILQKHYYYELSYLIINLIGFAVLSGLIQSVGPGIASSYIMAVLIAASFLYLSWLEAIIVFGLAWIVMSIMVWTYQPDWIIASSAFVNGSINTILAFIISQIMYINSVKNLLNYRLIERQKKELAISNNKLKQLSFFDPLTNIPNRRYFNDFLNREWKRAYREKESLCLLMVDIDQFKLYNDTFGHQAGDDILVKVAQELNGVIKRPGDLIARYGGEEFIIVLPKTNLSDGCLIAKRMIKAVELLDIKHPSVPAGRLSISIGIAWATPSNSKELPKNLIELADKALYSAKSHGGNCYILGNETNPM; encoded by the coding sequence ATGTTTACAAATAGAATAAAAATGTTGCTTAAAAATAAACGCAATCTATGGTTTGCTGAAATATCTGAGATTGATAAGCCAACTATTGACAATACTTTACTTTTTATAAACATATGTCGTTTGAGAGTTATTGCATGGCTTATAATAACATTTATGCTAGTTCTTGTATTTACTCAACTATTTTATATAAATAAAATAGATTTAAGCCTTTCGTATATTAGCAAGCTTAATCTAACGCGCATTCTCGATATTGGCCCCAATATTATAACTCTGAGATTAATAATAATTGGATTGGCAATTATCTTTCTAAAAATATCCAACCGCTTAACTTCTCCTGATGCAATTTTACAGAAGCATTACTATTATGAGTTATCCTACCTGATTATTAATCTTATTGGTTTTGCAGTTTTATCCGGGCTTATACAGTCTGTAGGACCAGGTATAGCATCATCTTACATAATGGCAGTATTAATTGCTGCTTCATTCCTTTATTTAAGTTGGCTCGAAGCTATTATAGTTTTCGGATTGGCCTGGATAGTTATGAGTATAATGGTCTGGACTTACCAACCAGACTGGATTATAGCTTCATCCGCCTTTGTTAATGGAAGTATTAATACTATCTTAGCTTTTATAATTTCGCAGATTATGTATATCAACAGTGTAAAGAACCTCCTAAATTATCGATTAATTGAAAGGCAAAAGAAAGAGCTGGCAATATCGAATAATAAGTTAAAACAACTGTCTTTTTTTGACCCTTTGACAAACATACCCAACAGGCGTTACTTTAACGATTTTTTAAATAGAGAATGGAAACGGGCCTATAGGGAGAAGGAATCTTTATGTTTACTTATGGTTGATATTGACCAATTCAAACTTTACAACGATACATTTGGCCATCAGGCTGGAGACGATATTTTAGTTAAAGTAGCCCAGGAATTGAACGGCGTCATTAAACGACCGGGTGATCTGATTGCCCGTTATGGTGGGGAAGAATTTATAATCGTTTTACCAAAAACCAATTTAAGCGATGGTTGCTTAATCGCGAAGCGCATGATTAAGGCTGTCGAGTTGTTAGATATTAAACATCCATCAGTTCCAGCCGGTCGGTTAAGCATAAGTATTGGCATAGCTTGGGCAACGCCATCCAATAGTAAAGAACTGCCTAAGAATCTTATAGAATTAGCAGATAAAGCCTTATATAGTGCGAAAAGTCACGGCGGTAATTGCTATATTTTGGGCAACGAAACAAATCCAATGTAG
- a CDS encoding YqhR family membrane protein yields the protein MVIKDTTTRGFIAGVIGGVLMNIVSYISYYLGIANLRFLDWPSIIITGHNPTNVLSVLFFLIVQLIFVGFLGFVFALLISRVLTDTNHIFKGVLFGAISWFAIYGITYVADVPKLTPLTLGTAVTDFLGAIVFGITLSEALNRLDTGKELIQNVP from the coding sequence TTGGTAATTAAAGATACGACTACAAGAGGTTTTATCGCCGGCGTAATTGGTGGTGTACTAATGAATATAGTAAGCTACATATCCTATTACCTTGGTATTGCAAATTTGCGGTTTTTAGATTGGCCTAGCATTATTATTACGGGCCACAATCCAACCAATGTTTTATCAGTTTTGTTTTTCCTCATCGTACAACTAATATTTGTAGGCTTTTTAGGGTTTGTGTTTGCCTTGCTTATTTCCAGAGTGCTAACAGATACAAATCATATTTTTAAAGGAGTTCTTTTTGGCGCAATATCCTGGTTTGCTATATATGGAATAACATATGTAGCAGATGTGCCTAAGCTTACACCGCTAACCTTGGGTACGGCAGTTACTGACTTTTTAGGTGCTATAGTTTTTGGGATCACATTATCTGAAGCACTAAATCGATTAGACACCGGAAAAGAATTAATTCAAAATGTTCCGTAG